A single region of the Glycine max cultivar Williams 82 chromosome 20, Glycine_max_v4.0, whole genome shotgun sequence genome encodes:
- the LOC100777781 gene encoding lysM domain receptor-like kinase 3 translates to MEALRLAYLLLPWWLVFSTAESACKEGCGVALGSYYLWRGSNLTYISSIMASSLLTTPDDIVNYNKDTVPSKDIIIADQRVNVPFPCDCIDGQFLGHTFRYDVQSQDTYETVARSWFANLTDVAWLRRFNTYPPDNIPDTGTLNVTVNCSCGNTDVANYGLFVTYPLRIGDTLGSVAANLSLDSALLQRYNPDVNFNQGTGLVYVPGKDQNGSFVRLPSSSGGLTGRAIAGIAVGIVAALLLLGVCIYVGYFRKKIQKDEFLPRDSTALFAQDGKDETSRSSANETSGPGGPAIITDITVNKSVEFSYEELATATDNFSLANKIGQGGFGSVYYAELRGEKAAIKKMDMQASKEFLAELNVLTRVHHLNLVRLIGYSIEGSLFLVYEYIENGNLSQHLRGSGSREPLPWATRVQIALDSARGLEYIHEHTVPVYIHRDIKSANILIDKNFRGKVADFGLTKLTEVGSSSLPTGRLVGTFGYMPPEYAQYGDVSPKVDVYAFGVVLYELISAKEAIVKTNDSVADSKGLVALFDGVLSQPDPTEELCKLVDPRLGDNYPIDSVRKMAQLAKACTQDNPQLRPSMRSIVVALMTLSSTTDDWDVGSFYENQNLVNLMSGR, encoded by the exons ATGGAAGCCTTGAGGTTGGCGTATCTCCTCCTTCCCTGGTGGTTGGTGTTTTCGACAGCAGAATCGGCGTGCAAGGAGGGCTGTGGAGTGGCACTAGGCTCCTACTACTTATGGCGGGGCtccaacctcacctacatctccTCCATCATGGCCTCCAGCCTTCTGACAACTCCGGACGACATAGTCAACTACAACAAGGACACCGTGCCCAGCAAGGACATCATCATCGCCGACCAAAGGGTCAACGTCCCCTTCCCCTGCGACTGCATCGACGGCCAGTTTCTTGGCCACACCTTCCGCTATGACGTTCAGTCACAGGACACGTACGAGACTGTAGCCAGGAGCTGGTTTGCCAACCTCACCGACGTGGCCTGGCTGAGGAGGTTCAATACCTATCCTCCCGACAACATTCCCGACACGGGAACGCTGAATGTTACGGTTAATTGCTCTTGTGGGAACACTGATGTTGCCAATTATGGCTTGTTCGTTACCTACCCTCTTAGGATTGGGGACACTCTGGGGTCGGTGGCTGCTAATTTGAGCCTTGACTCGGCCTTGCTGCAGAGGTACAATCCCGATGTCAATTTCAACCAGGGGACTGGTCTGGTTTATGTTCCCGGAAAAG atcAAAATGGTAGCTTTGTGCGTTTGCCGTCTAG TTCAGGAG GTCTTACTGGTAGAGCTATTGCAGGAATAGCTGTCGGAATTGTGGCAGCTCTTCTGTTATTGGGAGTTTGTATATATGTTGGATATTTCCGTAAGAAGATACAGAAGGATGAATTTCTTCCACGAGATTCCACTGCACTCTTTGCTCAAGATGGGAAGG ATGAAACTTCTCGTAGTAGTGCAAATGAAACTTCAGGACCTGGTGGACCTGCCATCATCACAGACATAACAGTGAACAAATCAGTGGAATTTTCATATGAGGAACTGGCAACCGCCACGGATAACTTCAGTTTGGCTAATAAAATAGGTCAAGGTGGTTTTGGGTCAGTCTATTATGCAGAACTGAGGGGAGAG AAAGCCGCAATCAAGAAGATGGATATGCAAGCATCAAAAGAATTTCTTGCTGAATTGAACGTCTTGACACGTGTTCACCATCTTAATCTG GTGCGGTTGATTGGATATAGTATTGAGGGCTCTCTTTTCCTTGTCTATGAATACATTGAGAATGGAAACTTAAGTCAACATCTGCGTGGTTCAG GTAGTAGAGAACCTCTGCCATGGGCTACTCGGGTGCAGATTGCTTTGGATTCTGCCAGAGGTCTTGAATATATTCACGAGCACACAGTGCCTGTATATATTCATCGTGATATAAAGTCAGCAAATATATTAATAGACAAAAACTTCCGGGGCAAG GTTGCTGATTTTGGTTTGACCAAACTGACAGAAGTTGGAAGCTCATCGCTTCCCACTGGTCGTCTTGTTGGAACATTTGGATACATGCCACCGGA GTATGCTCAATATGGAGATGTTTCTCCCAAAGTAGACGTGTATGCTTTTGGAGTTGTTCTTTATGAACTTATTTCGGCTAAGGAAGCAATTGTCAAGACGAACGATTCTGTTGCCGACTCAAAGGGCCTCGTAGCTTTG TTTGATGGAGTTCTTAGTCAGCCAGATCCTACGGAAGAGCTCTGCAAACTAGTTGATCCAAGGCTTGGGGATAACTACCCAATTGATTCAGTTCGCAAG ATGGCACAACTAGCCAAAGCATGTACACAAGACAATCCCCAACTCCGTCCAAGTATGAGATCTATTGTGGTTGCTCTTATGACACTTTCTTCAACTACCGACGATTGGGATGTTGGTTCCTTCTACGAAAATCAAAATCTTGTGAATCTTATGTCCGGAAGATAG